CGATGCCGCAGGCAACACCGGGCCGGCGACACCGGTAACGGCGCCGGGCAATCTGGCGGAAAGCGCACCGACCAATCTGGCCCTGAGCGCCGACGGCCTGACCCTGACCGGCTCGGCAACCGCTGGCAGCACCGTGAGCATTCGCAATGCCTCCGGCGTGGTGCTCGGCACTGCCGTGGTCGCGGCGAACGGCACCTTCAGCGTTACCCTCAACGCGGCGCAAATCAACGGCGAGCAATTGTCTGCCGTGGCGACATCGTCCACGGGGGTCAACTCGTCCCCTGCGGATTACACCGCCGCTGACATCGCGGCACCGACCGCTCTCAGCGAACTTAGCCTGGCCCCGAACGGCACCACCCTGACCGGGCGCGGTGAAGCCGGCGCCACAGTCACCGTCCTCGGCACCGGCGGAGCGATCCTCGGCAGCGCCGTGGTGGCGGCCAACGGCACCTTCAGCGTGACCCTCAACCCGGCGCAAACCTCGGGCCAGACTCTGAGCCTGAGTCAGGCCGATGGTGCTGGCAATGAATCCAACAGCGTCAATCTGGTCGCCCCAGACCTGCTAGCCCCTGCCGCTCCCGCAGGACTGGCGGTCAGCAGTGATGGCGTAGTTTTGTCCGGTACCGGTGAGGCCGGCACCACAGTCAATATCTACAATGCGGCCGGAACGCTGGTCGGCACCGGCACCGTCAGCATCGACGGTACCTTTGCAGTCACCCTGACCACGCCGCAAGCCAACGGTGAGGCGCTGACCGTTTCGCTGACGGATGCGGCAGGCAATACCTCTACGGCCACGCCGTTCACCTCGGTCGACAGCACGCCGCCAGCGGCCGTGTCGCAACTGGGCATCAGCGGCGACGGCGCAACCCTGACCGGGCGCGGTGAACCGGGCGCCCAGGTGCGCGTCATCGACAGCGACGGTAACGTGCTCGGCACAGCGCTGGTGAGCCCGACCGGCACGTTCACTCTGACGCTGACCCCGGCGCTGACCAATGCTGAAGTGATCAACGTGGTGCAAGCCGACGTCACGGGCAATGACTCCCCTGCGGTGAGCCTGACCACCCCCGACTTCACCCCGCCTGACCCGCTGGCCAACGTCGATATCAATAGCTCGGGCGCACTGGTTACCGGCACTGGCGAACCCGGCGCGACGGTGACCGTGCGCGATGCCAACGGCACCTTGCTCGGCACCAGCGTCGTGCTCGCGGACGGCTCGTTCAGCGTGACCCTCAACCCGCCGCAAATCAACGAGCAGATCCTCAACGTGCAACAGGCCGACCCGCCCGGCAATGTCAGCGCGCCGGTCCCGGTCACCGCGCCGGATCTGACCCCGCCCGCCACGCCTGAGAACCTGCAGATCAATGTGCCCGGTGACGTGCTAACCGGCCGCGGCGAAGTCGGCGCCGAGGTCAGCGTGACGCTGGCCGATGGCACCGTTCTGGGCACCGGCACGGTCGGCAATGACGGGCTGTTCCAGATCACCCTTGTACCGGCGCAAACCAATGGCGAAGCGATCTTCGTCGAACTCGCGGATGCCGCCGGCAATACCTCGCCTGCCGGCACGCTGGTGGCCGTAGACAGCACGCCACCAGCGGCACTTACGGATGTTGCAATCGATACCAACGGCAGCGTGATAACCGGCGCCGGCGCGGCGGGTTTCCAAGTGGTGGTGACCAACGCCGTCGGCACCATCCTCGGCACTGGCACCGTGGCGGCCGATGGCAGTTTCAGCGTGACGCTGAGTCAGCCGCTGCTCAACGGCGAAGCCTTGTCGGTCATCCAGCGCGATGCAGCGGGCAATCCCTCGCCCGTGGCACCCGTTACTGCGCCGGACGCTACCGCACCGGCCGCCCCGACCGGCCTGCAGCTTACGTCTGACGGGCTGACGTTGACCGGCAACGGTGAAGCCGGCGCTACCGTGCGCGTGGTCAACGCGACAGGCACGGTGCTGGGCTCGGCAATCGTGGCCGCCAATGGCTCGTTCAGCGTGACCCTCAATCCACCGCAAGTGAACGGGGAGTTGCTGAGCGTCAATCAGACGGATCTGGCGTCGAACATTTCACCGACAGCGCCCTTGCAAGCGGGCGACACCACCGTTCCACTGGAAGTCGCCGATCTCATCGTCAGCCAGGACGGCTTGACTGTGACCGGCACTGGCGAGCCCGGAGCAATTGTCACCGTGCGCGACGGCGCGGTGGTGCTTGGTACTGTGACGGTGTCTGCAAACGGCAGTTTCAATGTCACCTTGTCCGCAGCGCAAATCGATGGCCGCACACTATCGGTAGTACAGGCCGACGCGAAAAACAATCTGTCCGAACCGGCATTGGTCGACGCTCCAGACAGCACGGCACCGCTCACCCCGACCGTCACATCGCTGGCCGCCGATGGCATCCTCCTCGCGGGGACTGCCGAAGCGGGCAGCACCGTGACGGTATTGTCTGCCACCGGTACGGTGCTGGGTACGACGGTAGCGTTGGCCGACGGCACCTACACCCTCGAGCTCGATCCGCCGCAAACTAACGGCGAGGTATTGTCGGTGATAGCCACCGATGAGGCGCTCAATGCATCGCCAGAATTGCTCTACCCAGTGGACGACAGTACCGCTCCGGACGCTGTCACCGGCCTGACCATCAGCGGCGACCTGACCCAGCTCGCCGGGCGTGGTGAAGCCGGTGCCAGCATTGAGGTGACCGACGCGCTGGGCAATCTCGTCGGCACCGCCACGGTGGCGGCCAACGGCACATTCGTGGTCGACCTGCCACCGGGCATTACCGCCGGCCAAGTGTTGACGGTGAATCAGACGGACCTGGCCAACAACGTTTCCGATGACGCCATCCTGAACGTGCCGGCTGTTCCGGCGCCGGATGCGCCGGACAATCTGCTGCTGTCGGCCGATGGCGTGACGCTGACCGGCACGGCGGCAATCGGCACTACCATCAACGTTTTCGCGCCCGACAACAGCCTGATCGGGACGGCTATCACCGGTCCCGACGGCACGTTCAGCGTTGTCCTGACGCCTGCACAAACCAATGGGCAAAGCCTTGAGGTCACGGCGAACACGGCACTGGGCGGCGCATCGCTGCCAACCGGAATCACTGCCGGTGACACCTCGGCGCCCGCACCGCTCAGCGATCTGGCGGTAAACGCCAGCGGTACACTGGTGACCGGTCGCGGCGAAGTCGGCGCAAAGGTAACGATCACCAGCGCTGGCGGCGTGCTGTTGGGTGAAGCGGTAGTCGGCGCAAACGGCACGTTCAGCGCACAACTCAATGCGCCGCAGGTGAGCGGTCAGCAGCTCAACGCCACTCAAACCGACGCTGCCAATAACATCTCGCCGACGCTGCCGGTAACGGCGCCCGACTCCACCGCTCCGGCGGCACCGACCGCGCTGGTGCTCGGTGGCGCTGGTCTGGTGCTGAACGGCCTCGGTGAAGCCGGCGCCCTCGTCACCGTGCGTGGCGCCGGTGGCACGGTACTGGGCACCGCAACAGTGGCGGCGAACGGCACGTTCTCGGTAACCCTGTCCTCGGCGCAACTCAATGGCCAGCAACTGGTCGTCAGCCAGAGCGATGCGGCAGGCAATGTTTCGCCGTCGACCAACCTCAGCGTCGCCGACACAACAGCGCCGGCAGCCTTGAGCAATGTGGCCTTGAGCGGTACCGGGCTGGCAGTCAGCGGCAGCGGTGAAGCCGGCGCCACAGTCAGTGTGACCAATGCCGCCGGTACGGTGCTCGGCACCGCGGTGGTCAATGCCGGTGGCACCTTCACTGTGCAGCTGTCCAGCGCCCAGCTCAACGGCCAGCAGCTCAATGTCCAGCAGGCGGACCCTACGGGTAATCTTTCGCCGGTGTTCAACCTGACCGCCACTGACACCCAAGCACCGGTCGCGGCCAGCGGTCTGGCGCTGGCGGCCAATGGTCTGACGTTGAGCGGCACTGGCGAAGCGGGCGCGACGGTCAACGTCTATGGCCCCGGTGGCGCGCTGCTCGGCACCGCGACCGTAGGCAGTGGCGGCACATTCAGCTTCAACTTGAACACCGCGCAGTTGGACGGCCAGCTGTTGACCGTGCGACTTGTCGATCCGGCCGGCAACCTGTCGCCCAATGCCAGCCTGACGGCGCCAGATGTCACCGCGCCCGGCGCACCCACTGGCGTCAGCGTCAATGGCAGCGGCACCTTGCTCACCGGTGTCGGCGTGCCCGGTTCGACCATCAGCGTCCGGGGTGTCGGCGGTGTGGTACTCGGTACCGCCACCGTTGCGGCCAACGGCAGCTTCTCGGTGGTGCTCGCCTCCGCGCAGATCAACAGCCAGGTGCTCAGCGTCACTCAGGCAGATCCGAGTGGCAACGTGTCGGCAGCGGCGAGCGCAACCGCGCCCGACCTGACGCCGCCCGCTGCGGCCACGACGCTGTTGGTCGGCGCCGACGGCCTGACCGTCACCGGCACCGGTGAGGCCGGCGCAACCGTGACCATCAAGTCGGCCAGCGGCACGGTGCTTGGCACCGGCACGGTCAACAACCTCGGCGTGTTCAGCATTGCGCTTAACAGTGCGCAGATCAATGGCGAGAAACTCACCGTCAACCTCAGCGATGCGCGCGGCAACGTCTCGGTTGCCGCCAATGTCACGGCGCCGGATATCGACGTCAATGCGCCAGTGGTCGCCAGCGATAACCTTGCTGTCGGCGCCGTCACGCTGGCCCCGGTCACCGCGTCGCAGACGTTCAACGATTCTTTCACTACGCTGCTGGCCGGGTTCTCGAAAACCTTCACCTTCACTGTGGCCGGCGGCACGCAGCTTGACCCAACCCTGACTTTGACCACCGGCAGCCTGGTTTCCCTGCTCGATGGCGTGGTCTATACCCTGCAGGTTAAAAATGCCAGCGGCAACTGGGTCACCCTGGACGTCAACGGCAGCGGCGGTCTGCTCGATCTGATTGCCTTGACCGGCCAAGGCGTGCGGGTCGATATCGGCAATCTGCTGTCAGGCGACTACCGGTTGACAGTGTCGAGCACCGGTATCGGCGTGCTGACCACGGTCAATACGCAGCTGCAACTGGACGTCAGCAGCCTGACCCAGTTCAACGGTATCGCCGGGCCAGCCGTGACCGGCAACGTCATCACCAACGTCGGCGTCGATGGCACAGCCGACCAGACCGGCCCGGACAACGGCGCGCAATTACAGATCTTCAAGAACGGCGCCTGGGTCAGTGCCGGGGCTGGCACCACGGTGCAAGGGCTGTACGGCACGCTGACCATCGACGCCAGCGGCAACTACAGTTACAAGCCCAACGGCAGCGTCAGCAGTGTCGGCAAGGTCGACGTGTTCAACTATCAGTTGGTGCACCCGAACGGCTTGAGCGACACCGCCAATCTGTACGTGCGCATCGACAGCCCGCAAGCCACCGAAGTGTGGAATGACGCCAACCTCGGCAGCCCGGCGCTGGTGGTTGATGCCACGCCGGACATCGCTTCGACTGACGTAACGCTGGCCAACCGCGAAGTCACCACCAATTCCAATCTCGGCACGTTCAACGTGCTACTGGGCGGCGGCAGTGGCAACTACAACACCGTAGTTGCCGCAGACACCGTCAGCGACCTGACTGTGGTGGTCAATTCGAGCAACCTGCTGGCGCTGCTCGGTTCGATGACGGTGGGCCTGTACAAACTCAACACTGCCACCAACCAATACGTGCTGGTCAAAAGCTACGGTGGCAACGCGTTGCTCAATCTTGGCGGCGGCAACTACGGGATCAAGTTCGATGACCAGACCGCCGGCAGTTATCAAGTGCGGGTGGCGGTGGGCGGCCTCGGCCTGCTCACCAGCGTCAATACCAGCCTGATCAACGTCGCGACCTACAACAACCAGTTTGTGGTCGGCAGCTACACGCCGGTCTCCGGCAACCTGC
This window of the Pseudomonas fluorescens genome carries:
- a CDS encoding BapA/Bap/LapF family large adhesin, producing the protein MDNIVIADKASSQLTAQNWGNVNLSQPSVVQIPVKPDQVASTSRSGQDLILNLKSGEQIKITNFFVTSPDGVANDIVFQGDDATLWQARYSAEPFNGFTFDEIGSLDELIAGVGVVEGATSAWAIAGLGLLGAGGAAAATGGGGGGGGGGNGDATPPSPATGLTLSADGRVLSGSGEAGSLVQVRDAAGNLLGSGTVGADGQFQIDLNTPQTNGQPLDVTLTDGAGNVSTPGVITAPDTTAPTAPANLTVSADGTQLGGTGEAGSTIQVRAAGGSLLGSAVVAADGTFSVTLSPAQIGGQPLTVNAVDAAGNISSGATVSAPEIVEPQTPANLGLSSDGSLLSGIARAGTTIEVRAANGDLLGRGTVAADGTFTVTLGSAQANGEVISVVALNSVGAQSPAVTFNAPDITGPVAATDLAVSSDGLSVTGRGEPGSTASVTNAQGTVLGAALVAADGSFTVQLNAAQVDGEALNVQLTDVAANPSPAVTVIAGDLDGLTQPSDIVLSVDGAQMNGRGQVGSTVTVRDANGNVLGSAVVAADGTFTLQLSTPQNNGETLQISASDSAGNTSAPLTYVTPDTQGPAPLTGVTLDSQGETLTGQGEVGAAITVRDPAGTIIGTGTVDIDGNFSVNLTTAQTDAQQLQVIQTDADGNPSAPVNVTAPDLTTPVAVSDVDISANGAVVTGAGQPGATVTVIGAGDVVLGTAVVGSDGRFEINLSSPQTNGQNLSVVQADASTSPSPAVPVEAPDIQAPAAPANLALDATGSTLTGTGEPGATVSVKDLAGNTLGTAIVDGNGGFSVALNSPQTNGQPLQVSQSDGVNVSPNAPLTAADTTAPLAPDNLALNNNGVTLTGTGQAGSTVTVTAPDGSVLGTALVASDGSFTVNLSPAQLDGQVLSVIQTDASTLPSPVTPVTAPDITAPPVPSGLDIDPAGATVTGTTQPNNTVQVLDADGNVIGTATADGTGAFTVNLDTAQTNGEALQVVVSDGTNESLPGTVNAPDETPPAPVSDLALNPAGNQVSGLAEPGTTVTVSIAGGGLVLGTATAGADGRFVVTLDPPAEPGGNLEVISTDRGGNDSPAVPLAGLDGSQVATPTDLVLNADGFTLTGAGTPGCTVTVSNSNGDVLGSGLINSFGRFTLLLSAKQINAQTLQVTATSPDGDVSIPGTVTAADGTPPEAVTDLLLNANGSAMTGRGEAGATVTVTDSNGTVLGTALVASNGTFSLTLTPAQLNGQTLTAIQSDAAGNPSQPASIIATDLQPPAAATGVTINDVGTVVKGQGEAGSTVTVRDAAGNVLATGVVDQSGNFQVTLPNAQNTGETLQVTLSDANGNTSTATGVLTVDGTPPAAVQNPLISADGATLTGTGEVGATVNVTNASGTILGSAVVGANGSFSVTLAPAPTNGEALAISQTDPAGNVSPSTSLNAPDISPPAALTQVAVNADGVTVTGHGEPGATVSVRSADGTVLGTAQVGSSGAFSVTLSTPQLNAEVLTVTQEDPPGNVSTAVEVISVDLTPPAIPSGLTLNAAGVQLAGNAEAGSTVTVRDSQGNLLGTTTAAANGTFQLTLNTAQANGQSLNVTATDAAGNPSAPAIVNAADTTAPVAANNLAVSANGATLTGTGEIGASVEVRDAGGALLGTATVGNNGSFSISLSPAAVAGSMLAVVQVDAAGNTGPATPVTAPGNLAESAPTNLALSADGLTLTGSATAGSTVSIRNASGVVLGTAVVAANGTFSVTLNAAQINGEQLSAVATSSTGVNSSPADYTAADIAAPTALSELSLAPNGTTLTGRGEAGATVTVLGTGGAILGSAVVAANGTFSVTLNPAQTSGQTLSLSQADGAGNESNSVNLVAPDLLAPAAPAGLAVSSDGVVLSGTGEAGTTVNIYNAAGTLVGTGTVSIDGTFAVTLTTPQANGEALTVSLTDAAGNTSTATPFTSVDSTPPAAVSQLGISGDGATLTGRGEPGAQVRVIDSDGNVLGTALVSPTGTFTLTLTPALTNAEVINVVQADVTGNDSPAVSLTTPDFTPPDPLANVDINSSGALVTGTGEPGATVTVRDANGTLLGTSVVLADGSFSVTLNPPQINEQILNVQQADPPGNVSAPVPVTAPDLTPPATPENLQINVPGDVLTGRGEVGAEVSVTLADGTVLGTGTVGNDGLFQITLVPAQTNGEAIFVELADAAGNTSPAGTLVAVDSTPPAALTDVAIDTNGSVITGAGAAGFQVVVTNAVGTILGTGTVAADGSFSVTLSQPLLNGEALSVIQRDAAGNPSPVAPVTAPDATAPAAPTGLQLTSDGLTLTGNGEAGATVRVVNATGTVLGSAIVAANGSFSVTLNPPQVNGELLSVNQTDLASNISPTAPLQAGDTTVPLEVADLIVSQDGLTVTGTGEPGAIVTVRDGAVVLGTVTVSANGSFNVTLSAAQIDGRTLSVVQADAKNNLSEPALVDAPDSTAPLTPTVTSLAADGILLAGTAEAGSTVTVLSATGTVLGTTVALADGTYTLELDPPQTNGEVLSVIATDEALNASPELLYPVDDSTAPDAVTGLTISGDLTQLAGRGEAGASIEVTDALGNLVGTATVAANGTFVVDLPPGITAGQVLTVNQTDLANNVSDDAILNVPAVPAPDAPDNLLLSADGVTLTGTAAIGTTINVFAPDNSLIGTAITGPDGTFSVVLTPAQTNGQSLEVTANTALGGASLPTGITAGDTSAPAPLSDLAVNASGTLVTGRGEVGAKVTITSAGGVLLGEAVVGANGTFSAQLNAPQVSGQQLNATQTDAANNISPTLPVTAPDSTAPAAPTALVLGGAGLVLNGLGEAGALVTVRGAGGTVLGTATVAANGTFSVTLSSAQLNGQQLVVSQSDAAGNVSPSTNLSVADTTAPAALSNVALSGTGLAVSGSGEAGATVSVTNAAGTVLGTAVVNAGGTFTVQLSSAQLNGQQLNVQQADPTGNLSPVFNLTATDTQAPVAASGLALAANGLTLSGTGEAGATVNVYGPGGALLGTATVGSGGTFSFNLNTAQLDGQLLTVRLVDPAGNLSPNASLTAPDVTAPGAPTGVSVNGSGTLLTGVGVPGSTISVRGVGGVVLGTATVAANGSFSVVLASAQINSQVLSVTQADPSGNVSAAASATAPDLTPPAAATTLLVGADGLTVTGTGEAGATVTIKSASGTVLGTGTVNNLGVFSIALNSAQINGEKLTVNLSDARGNVSVAANVTAPDIDVNAPVVASDNLAVGAVTLAPVTASQTFNDSFTTLLAGFSKTFTFTVAGGTQLDPTLTLTTGSLVSLLDGVVYTLQVKNASGNWVTLDVNGSGGLLDLIALTGQGVRVDIGNLLSGDYRLTVSSTGIGVLTTVNTQLQLDVSSLTQFNGIAGPAVTGNVITNVGVDGTADQTGPDNGAQLQIFKNGAWVSAGAGTTVQGLYGTLTIDASGNYSYKPNGSVSSVGKVDVFNYQLVHPNGLSDTANLYVRIDSPQATEVWNDANLGSPALVVDATPDIASTDVTLANREVTTNSNLGTFNVLLGGGSGNYNTVVAADTVSDLTVVVNSSNLLALLGSMTVGLYKLNTATNQYVLVKSYGGNALLNLGGGNYGIKFDDQTAGSYQVRVAVGGLGLLTSVNTSLINVATYNNQFVVGSYTPVSGNLLTDTAGGGADVLGSVYTLLSVLVAGSYVAPGYNGVSLVGNYGTLVVQANGNYTYTLKAGLTDAIIGQEDTFTYQLTHPNGTVDSATLTIDLNRAGAFATTAFSALTSDDLGLAHAAGSELIQGTDGNDTLDGSHGGAISLQGGAGDDTLIIADQQFTSVDGGSGTDTLLWAGGDVSINLGDLQSKIDNVEILDLNHSSAVSLTLNLSDLVAITSADNNTLLIKGDSRDSVHMTDSWTADGTQQADGIDYVQYTAQEDPSHHLWVQNGIQVV